In Podarcis raffonei isolate rPodRaf1 chromosome 8, rPodRaf1.pri, whole genome shotgun sequence, the genomic window ATACAAAGGCAGTAGTTTTCACGGAAACCTCAGATacataaaaaaaacctgaaacaaATTTGCTTTAGCTGGAACCTAGACTTAAGATatgaaaaggaacagaaaaggggTTCTCTGCCAAAATTCAAATGATGGTTTTTCGATGGTTACATACCTATTTATGTTCAAGACAAATTTGTTCTTGAGGAGCAATACTTCTTGGACTAGCTTAATGTTCGTACTACCTTAGTTTACAGTTCAAGgtgcttttgcaaaacaggttTTACACTTAGGGAATTTTTGAAAAACCAGGCCGGCTACAGTGCTGAACCTGCCTCTGGAACTTTCTAGCTTAGACAGCTGTTCCTCTTTCCAAATTCTGTTTAATCTCTGCAGTATATTTCCCATAGAACCTCTCAGCCTTCTTGTTGAACTTGGCATTTCTCTCATTAATGTAGTCAATATCAGCATCATCATTGTATGATCGTCTCCGGCTGTACTTCTCACGTTTTTGGATTCTGGAAGGAAAATTAATGCAGTGAGACTGTGCCTAATGCAAACATCTGTTCAAggatgatttttctttttttgcacaacTACTTTTTCAGCTCCAAATGCTCAAAGGAGTTTAAATAAGAATTAAAGTCAACAGAATTAAAGTCAATTAAGAGTCAAATTGTCAAAAAACCCAAATAGCAGGAGACTATTTAAAAGACCTGACTACTTTAaaagattatttaaaaatgtttttacttgtctttgaagaaaaaaaaagcagaacAGAGAGACAGATGGAGTTTCAATGGAATGGCCTCCCAGGTTTTGAGGCTATGACTGAAAAAGCTTTGCTACTCATAAGGATGAACCGAATGGCTGAAAAGGGTGGAAGCTGGAGCTGGACTTAATAAACAGATCTCaacatttgtatgtgtgtgtgtgggtggggggtGTCATACAGGACAAGATGCTCACAAAGTTCTTTTAAGAAGCTCCGACATTGTAATTAGTTAATGTTTCATTTGCTTTTGTACTTACTGTTTTTCAAGATCCGAAACCATTCTATCAACCCCTTCTTTACATGGCACATGAGTTCCGTGGAGAAGGCTATTTGAAGTCGGAAATAAATCTTCGCCACTGAATGAGGGGCGGGAAACAAACCCAGACACTTTAACCAGTCCATTACTGACAGTATTAACACACATGTCTTCTAGATTTCATGCCCAGCAAGTCTCTAATCAGTTAATGGGGGCAATAGATTTTCCTACTGAAAcaagtacagtaatacctcccTGAACGTCTGCCTTGTCTAGCATCCATTCAGGCGAAcgtccgcggcaaacccggaacaggttacttccgggtttgttgcttgcgcagaagcgctaaattgcgctccacacatgcgcaaagtgcaaacTGCGCGCGTGCGCAAACACGGCACTTCGCCCTGCATCCTTTTCAGCTAGTGGCTAAGGCTACAGAATGGATCTGTGCCGCAAAACGAGGTACAACTGTAGCCAGAATTTGTGTATagatgggctttgaagacacttgaactcagggcgcaagggagaaacatgctaagaggaaggcacgcttggcaaatccacaccatgatcaactcccgcctggaaacaaatgtccccactgtggaagggcgtgtggatccagaattggcccccacagtcacttatggactcattgttaaaaccgtgtttatggaagacaatcttactcggctttgagtgatcgccaaagaagaatagaCAGTTGCCTTGACCTTTTGAAGCTTAGCTGGGATCTGTCCATTTAGCCACAGCAGGTTCTTTCTCAAGGGTCCAGTTGATACAATCACCCAAGTGCAGATGGTCCTGCTGCTCTTTCTCACAGAGCAGTTGCAACCAGTTACCCTTTTCCGAGAAGTGGAAGTACACAGCatgcctggcagcagcagcactgagtgGAAATGGCAATTCTTtgctgtctgctgctgctgctgcacctctaCCTCTACCTCACAAGGCATTAGGAACCGATGGCCTCTGTGAAGGACAAGGAggaacccagctccttcaagttaTTCTCCAAGATACCAGAACAGTTATGTCTTTTCTTAAGATGCTGTATTAATTTTTGCATTTGTATGCTTTTTAGAATTGTAAGTCACTCTGACACACTTGATGTAAGTGACAAATAAATGTTAATAATGCTAATACTAATAAtatgtattattagtattatgggGCAGACAAAATAAGACTTACCTTTCTTCTCTGAGTTTTTCATATTTCTCCAGGTCAGGTCTGATCTGCTTGGTCAACCTCTGGTACTGGCGTAACTGGGCTGCTGCATAATCtatgaagtaaaaaaaagaaaaagtctattGTACTACTAAACATAATCACTTGTTAATAAAAGCTCTTGATTTTATTCACACTCAATAGTTGGAACAGATGGGGCCAAACACCTTCTTACCAGAAAATCCAAGATcaggatttttcttcttcctcttcctctcaaaTCGTTCGGCATCCTCTGCGCTGATTTCTAACAGTTTCACTCTCTCATAATCTTCTCCTTTTGCCACACACTCCTAGCACACAGCAAGAACATACTGATATTTTGAAACTGGTTCTCTTTCAGCACAGTGAACTTTCCCAAGGCTAAATGCGTTCTGCCTGTCAAAATATAACCAAGACTGTACTCCCATGGACAGTTACTGGGGGATGCACTTTGGCTCCTGCCATTGGTAAGAGGACCTGGGACCACTAGAAgactgccccctgcctcccaagaATATCATCAAGGGGGAGACCAACATGACCACATCCATTGGCCAGGGAAGGGACAACTGTTTGcttacctttttcttttcctccactTTTAGTTCCCATTCTAAACGTGCCTTTTTTGCTTCCCAGTTTGTTGGCAATTTCAGCCTTTTATCTTCCTCCACAACCTCCTGGTGATTTAACTTGCGGGcttcattcttttaaaaaggagaagaaaccAGAAAGATGTTTAGAAAACAGAGTTTAATTTACTATAAGTAAAACAAACATGCTAAAGAAGATCACCCTCTAAGGCAGATGTCTAAGTCAGAAATCTTTGATCCACCATATGTTGCTGATCTAAAACTCCCAtcggctgcagccagcatggtcaatgaccaGGGATGCTAGAAATTGTAGTTTACCAACTTCTGGAAggctaaaggttccccacacctgatttaaGGCATCATAAAATTTCCCAAAACAAACTGAATTTTTTCTGACTcaaacctgcattttaaaaacctATTTTAGTGGAGCCCCTAAGCAATTGTTAGGATGTGCATATGCACTCCCTCCAAGCTAACATGCAGGGACCAGAAGCACCAACACCATAATGAGAGCTCTCACCCTTTTCAAATGAAGCTCTCTGAATTTCCTAAGTCGCTCCTCTCTCTTCTGTGCAGCCATTTCTTCTGTTGTAATGGAAGCAGGTTCTTCTGACGTGTCAGAAGTAGCCTGAAAAGTCACCTAGACATGTTAGAAAAGAAAGATCTGCTTTTGAGATTAAGTGTTTAGTATATGAATATAAGGAACGATTATACTCTCAGCACCATGGAAAAGTTATATCAAGACATCCAAAAAGCATTAAGGATGCACATTTCCACAAGAACAATGTAGGACCACAGAAGCTTTCAAACTATGTCCTTAGAAAGCCTTCcttaacagtaacaacaacaaaagaggaagctcaatgaTATTTATAGCACACCTCACCTATCATGTTAGGCAGCCTGAAAAATAGAGAAAGTGATCAAGAcccccaaacacaagagcacaaGAAAAAGCAAAATCCATGAAAATAACCCCCAGTGCTGGCAATGCATATTCAGTTGCAACAAGGCATCTGAACTACTTGGAATGATCATGATGGCACATACATTAAAGTGTTCCCAACACAAACCTCCTCCTGCTGTCCACATTAAGGCAGCTACGGAACAGCTTTTAGAGAAGCTGCGGAAAAGATCAAACTGGAATTCTCTACAACATTATTTCACACAGCTCTATTTAGGATGACAttgcaattttaattattttaagttACCCCGTGTAATTTGTATGAATCAGAAGCGTAGGCTATAAGCTCTTATACTATAAGGAAATCAATAATCGTCCCCTCCCTGACAATGCCAGAGCCATTTCCCGTCCATGCTGTACCTCCTGCAGCAGTGACAACAGAGATAAAGAGATTAAAAGACCCGGCTTTCCCCATCCCCAAAAACATCCCTTCGCCATCAGCTCCTGCCTCGGGGTTCCTGAGCACTTCCTCACCTCGATCCCTTTATTTACCATCCCCTCCTCTCAAACCTCTCCCTTCCCCGCCTTCCCCGGTTCAGAGGCGCCCTCAGCCGTGAAGCTTCCTCATCCTTCTCCTTTCCTGGTCGGCCATTTCCTCCCCAAcactctcctctcttctctcaccATCCCAGGCGAAGAAACACCAAGATCCTCTACCGCCGCCATCTTCCTCTTGCTGTGTTCGTAAACACTGAAGCTACTTCCTGGCTTTTCCCTTCTCCCCGTTCCGCCTCTCCTAATGACGTAGACGCCTCCTAATGACGTCTTGACTGTAAAAGGAACAAACAGTAAAGGGGGGGCGGGGGACGACAGCGCACGTATTAAGGAAACGCATGCGCAGTCTCTGTCGGCCTCGTGAGCGGCCGCCGCTCGTCGCAGTTGCGCTGCAGCGCCGCCACAAGACTGAGGAAGGAACTGCATAgcatagcaaaaaagaaaaaaggcgtAAGAATGTGGATTGTATCAGGAAAGGTATGTATAAAGCCAAGGTTACCATATAGGCACAGCAGCCCCACCTCCTGTAATTCAAATCAAGAGCACCTATTTAATGAATTAATTTTAAATTCCCTTTTTAAATCCCACTCAAAAGTCATTACCCATAAAAATCCATTCTCCCCCCGCCCTCGCCAAGCTATGCTTACAAATGAACATGGGATGGCAGTATAGTTCTAAATATTCGTCCACAGATGTTAATGGAATAGAATTTGATCATTAAGTAGACCGGTCACCTTTTCTTTTCAGCTCTTCTGTGACCAAGGGCACAGTGCCTCAGAGGAGATGCAGACTGCCTTTCtcatgaaaatatatatttttttaaatggacgCTGGCCTTTGGTCATGTGCAGTGCTTCCCCCAGAAACCTGCTCTGATTTTGAGTGGTTTGTCGCTCTGAACCGGAACATATAAGATCATATGcaactaagttctgctcagagtagacctattgaaattaatggacctaagttagccaagtccattcatttcagggggtctcctctgagtatgcTGGATACAAGTCATTCTAAATATTtacagattacagatgcttcaggttacagaaacttcaggttacagacgccgctaacccagaaatagtacctcgggttaagaactttgcttcaggatgagaacagaaatcgcgcagaggtggcacggcagcagcagcaggaggcccccattagctaaagtggtacctcaggttaagaacagtttcaggttaagaacagacctccagaacgaattaagttcttaacccaaggtatcactgtacttaacCAGTAGACTACTTTTCCTTATCTATATGTTGTTCTAAACATTTAGTTTCCACCAGAGAAATGCCTTTAAGCTCTTCTGTGTAAAGGAAGAAATTGCGCCACAAGTAATATATATTAGAAAAAACAGTAGGGGGAGAACAACCCTGGAGGAATACTATTATGGCCTATCCACAACGGCCTCCTTATTCTTGTTGCCCCATAAGAACAGCAAGAAAAGAGATAGATAATCCGCACGATAACACTTGACAACATGATGCTGTATGCCTACCTCACTTCAGCACTCTTAGTAATCAATTGTTTAGCAAGTGACCTGTTCAGCGCAACGTTAATTTATTGATCAATCAACCTAGAGATAGAAAATGAATACAAGTCAACCAAGGAGAAATGTTTAAAGACTTGGGGGGGGTATCCAATGTTAGCCTCATTGAAATCAGCCTCACTGATGTTCTTGAGGATGGGCATCAGCCTGGCATTCTGACCAGGCAGGTAGATTTATGTCTACATGGCAATCTTATCAACAAGATGAAACCAGTACCTGAGTGACAGGGAGGGAGaatctgtgggcctccagatattgttgaactccaggttccatcagtcccaaccagcatggccaatagggatgatggtaattgtagttcaaaaacatctggagagccacatcaCTCCTGTATGAGATGCTACAGTTGATGTTTTACTGCTGCCCCCTACGAGGTAATATGAGATATATTCCATTACTAAGAAATTTTATAGACACCAGTCAACAATATACTCTTCCTGGTCAGCAGCTAATTTCAAGGAAGGTTCGGAGAGGGAGAAGTCTCCCTCATAGAGAGCTGCTTGCTAGTCTTGCTATATCTGTAATTGCATCCTTATACAGACTTTTCTTGTCTTTGGCTTTGAAGCTGATGAGTCAGATTTGGCCTTAGGACCTCTAATTGCTGACCCACATCAGCATCCATGGAAAACCATGACTTGACAAGGTTGTACAAGGTGAGGTGGGAAACATTCTGACAAGATGTGAGAGACCCAGCTCAATCATAGCTGTAGTAagatgggaagtgagagctggaccataaagaaggctgatcgttgaagaattgatgcttttgaattatggtgctggtggagactcttgagagtcccatggactgcaagaagatcaaacctatccattcttaaggaaatcagccctgagtgctcactggaaggacagatcgtgaagctgaggctccaatactttggccaccgcatgagaagagaagactccctggaaaagaccctgatattgggaaagatggagggcacaaggagaaggggacgacagaggacgagatggttggacagtgttcttgaagctacaaacatgagtttgaccaaactgcgggaggcagcagtggaagacaggaatgcctggtgtgctctggtccatggggtcacgaagagtcagacactactaaacaactaaacaacaacaacaactgggatGAAGAacctctgtggccctccagatgtcattggactccagctcccataagccccaagcagcacagccaatggtaaaggatgatgggagttgtagttcagcaatgtctggaggaccataggttccccactcctgttttacAATTAAAATAAGATGAGAAGAAACGaaggcacggggggggggcgacTGTTGGAGAAagaggtttggaagagagattccTTACTCTCTTGTAGTAGTGTTATACAATTTTACACAATGGGGATTGCTCTAAGTACATTAAAACTTGCCCTTatccacctttaaacaaatgATCCCCATCAAAATACTTAgactagaataaatcacagacacttaaCTTTCCAAATAAGTGAATTCTTTACTCACAGAGATTCCCTAAGGTAAATCAAACAAGTCTCCATCTGCTGGCAGTGAAAGAAAGGTGAAAAAGGTTCCAAACAACTCCCAATGAAAAGTACTTGGCTTCCTTACAAAAAGGATCATGCAATATTTTGGTTAGCAAAAATACAGTCTATAAAATTTTCCTTTTggagagattcagttcacttgCAGGGAGCCATAGTCACATGGCTTCTTCTTTGCTTGTTCCAAGAAGcacaaagaggaaaaaagaatgaGAAATGGGGGAGCAAAGGCAGCTGATAGCTTGCACACCCACTCTGGTAACTTGAGTTCAGGtctcaggttaaccctttcatgcggGCATGTATGAactgtaaaggtacccctgaccattaggtccagttgcagacgactcggAGGTTgtgcgctcctctcgctttacaggccgaggtagccagcgtttgtccgcagacagcttccaggtcatgtggccagcatgactaagccgcttctggcgaaccagagcagtgcacagaaatgccgtttaccttaccaccggagcagtacctatttatctacttgcactttgacgtgctttcgaactgctaggtgagcaggagctgggactgaacaacgggagctcaccccgttgcggggattcgaactgccgaccttc contains:
- the SYF2 gene encoding pre-mRNA-splicing factor SYF2 isoform X2, which gives rise to MIGEATSDTSEEPASITTEEMAAQKREERLRKFRELHLKRNEARKLNHQEVVEEDKRLKLPTNWEAKKARLEWELKVEEKKKECVAKGEDYERVKLLEISAEDAERFERKRKKKNPDLGFSDYAAAQLRQYQRLTKQIRPDLEKYEKLREESGEDLFPTSNSLLHGTHVPCKEGVDRMVSDLEKQIQKREKYSRRRSYNDDADIDYINERNAKFNKKAERFYGKYTAEIKQNLERGTAV
- the SYF2 gene encoding pre-mRNA-splicing factor SYF2 isoform X1 gives rise to the protein MQFLPQSCGGAAAQLRRAAAAHEADRDCACVSLIRALSSPAPPLLFVPFTVKTSLGGVYVIRRGGTGRREKPGSSFSVYEHSKRKMAAVEDLGVSSPGMATSDTSEEPASITTEEMAAQKREERLRKFRELHLKRNEARKLNHQEVVEEDKRLKLPTNWEAKKARLEWELKVEEKKKECVAKGEDYERVKLLEISAEDAERFERKRKKKNPDLGFSDYAAAQLRQYQRLTKQIRPDLEKYEKLREESGEDLFPTSNSLLHGTHVPCKEGVDRMVSDLEKQIQKREKYSRRRSYNDDADIDYINERNAKFNKKAERFYGKYTAEIKQNLERGTAV